In the Duncaniella freteri genome, one interval contains:
- a CDS encoding phage protein Gp36 family protein, whose protein sequence is MFLTLDDYRGVCDEYELKQITQNEETRLTAEAAALEQIGSYLRYRYDMTRVFASEGSERNAMLVQCAVNISLWLMVHRLPQNMGHERRECLYNDAIKWLRDIQAGKASPDLPLYESEDGDDARNPVRYGSMKPNRYDY, encoded by the coding sequence ATGTTCCTGACTCTTGACGACTACCGGGGCGTGTGCGACGAATACGAGCTCAAGCAGATAACACAGAACGAAGAAACACGCCTGACCGCCGAAGCCGCCGCCCTGGAGCAAATCGGTTCTTATCTGCGTTATCGCTACGATATGACCCGGGTATTTGCTTCTGAGGGCTCAGAGCGTAACGCTATGCTCGTACAGTGCGCCGTAAATATTTCCCTTTGGCTAATGGTTCACCGTCTCCCTCAGAATATGGGACACGAACGCCGGGAATGTCTCTATAACGACGCTATCAAATGGCTTCGCGATATTCAAGCCGGCAAAGCCTCCCCCGACTTACCTCTCTATGAGAGTGAGGACGGGGACGACGCACGCAACCCGGTGCGCTACGGCTCTATGAAACCAAACAGATACGACTATTAA
- a CDS encoding N-acetylmuramoyl-L-alanine amidase yields MATLKQGSRGAEVKALQQRLNLIPDGIFGPLTEEAVKEFQKRKGLTADGIAGAQTLAAMGATPGKRKVDEIILHYTATPEGEEFSNTRIKASHLARGFSDIGYHYVIGLNGEIRPGRSEAVAGAHCTGHNTRSIGVCYVGGCPPRKTPNWQNIGKDTRTPAQEATLVKLVKELLKKYPGATVHGHNEFANKPCPGFDVKKWLTKVGIKQ; encoded by the coding sequence ATGGCTACACTGAAACAAGGAAGCAGAGGCGCGGAGGTAAAAGCCCTGCAACAGCGGTTAAACCTCATACCTGACGGTATTTTCGGACCGTTGACCGAGGAAGCCGTCAAAGAGTTTCAGAAGCGTAAGGGGTTAACGGCTGACGGAATAGCCGGAGCGCAGACACTTGCAGCTATGGGCGCGACACCCGGAAAGCGCAAGGTCGATGAAATCATTCTGCACTATACGGCAACGCCGGAGGGTGAGGAGTTTTCAAATACCCGGATAAAAGCAAGCCATTTGGCGCGTGGCTTTTCTGATATAGGCTACCACTATGTTATCGGACTAAACGGGGAAATCCGCCCCGGGCGGTCCGAGGCAGTGGCCGGAGCGCATTGCACCGGACATAATACGCGGTCAATCGGTGTGTGTTACGTTGGCGGATGTCCGCCACGTAAGACCCCGAATTGGCAAAATATCGGGAAGGACACACGAACCCCGGCACAAGAGGCTACGCTTGTAAAGTTGGTTAAAGAACTTCTCAAGAAATACCCCGGCGCTACTGTTCACGGTCATAACGAATTTGCTAATAAACCGTGCCCCGGCTTCGATGTAAAAAAATGGCTCACAAAAGTGGGTATTAAACAGTAA
- a CDS encoding DUF2586 family protein yields MATSLNIQRQNGNVPKSLPGEDHITGFVVYLPAADIPAAFKTDHVQPLSTIDAAEAAGIKEDAASWGVRVLHYQLSELYRINPAVSLYVAIFEKPQGESQTFAELKTVQNFAAGRIRQIGVWCGDRTLSGDDLTALQGVADALAGEEAELSVVYAPKVGTLNTMPVNLAGENKSRVSVVIGQAGSGKGADLFNDKTNTGKASVSGLGVVMGLLSSAKVHQCIAWIKEFPTGVSLPAFGDGTLLRDVDKALLETLDTARYLFFITHTGQAGSYMNDSHTMDSAISDYAAIESVRTMDKAVRGIRTYVKPELGGNVYVDASTGQLASYTVAHLETVANQALEAMERAGELSGYKVEIDPEQDVASTSLVEFVIKNVAVPVMRHVRIKIGFAKSV; encoded by the coding sequence ATGGCAACAAGTCTGAATATACAGAGACAGAACGGCAATGTCCCCAAGTCTCTGCCCGGTGAGGACCATATAACCGGTTTTGTGGTCTATCTTCCGGCGGCAGATATTCCGGCCGCGTTCAAAACCGACCACGTGCAGCCACTCAGCACCATTGACGCGGCGGAGGCTGCGGGTATTAAGGAGGATGCAGCAAGCTGGGGCGTGCGTGTGCTTCACTATCAGCTCAGCGAACTTTACCGAATTAACCCGGCTGTAAGCCTGTATGTGGCGATCTTCGAGAAGCCGCAGGGTGAGTCCCAGACATTCGCCGAGCTTAAGACAGTGCAGAACTTTGCGGCCGGCCGTATCCGTCAGATCGGCGTATGGTGTGGCGACCGCACCCTTAGCGGTGACGACCTCACGGCCCTGCAGGGTGTCGCGGACGCACTTGCCGGGGAGGAGGCGGAACTGTCTGTCGTGTACGCCCCGAAAGTGGGCACGCTCAACACAATGCCGGTTAACCTTGCGGGTGAGAATAAAAGCCGCGTCAGCGTGGTGATAGGTCAGGCAGGAAGCGGCAAAGGAGCAGACCTGTTTAACGACAAGACCAACACCGGGAAAGCAAGCGTCAGCGGTCTGGGTGTCGTTATGGGCTTGCTTAGCAGCGCAAAGGTTCACCAGTGTATTGCATGGATCAAAGAGTTCCCCACCGGTGTAAGTCTCCCGGCTTTCGGTGACGGTACACTGTTGCGCGATGTGGATAAAGCATTGCTCGAGACACTTGACACGGCGCGTTATCTGTTCTTTATCACTCATACCGGGCAAGCCGGAAGCTATATGAATGACAGCCACACAATGGACTCCGCAATCAGCGACTACGCAGCCATTGAGAGCGTGCGAACTATGGATAAGGCTGTGCGCGGCATACGCACATACGTAAAGCCGGAACTCGGCGGCAACGTATATGTTGACGCTTCCACCGGACAGTTGGCAAGCTATACCGTGGCGCATTTGGAAACTGTGGCAAACCAAGCCCTCGAGGCTATGGAACGAGCCGGGGAACTTAGCGGCTACAAAGTTGAGATAGACCCGGAGCAGGATGTCGCAAGCACCAGCCTGGTAGAGTTCGTAATCAAGAATGTTGCAGTCCCGGTTATGCGACATGTGAGAATTAAAATCGGGTTCGCTAAATCCGTATAA